The following proteins are co-located in the Solanum pennellii chromosome 8, SPENNV200 genome:
- the LOC107027419 gene encoding F-box protein At5g03100-like, whose protein sequence is MVIADGPLLKRENLKTMAGGDQLSNLPDSILLHILSMLPNNKEVVRTSVLSERWRFLWKSVPISLNFKFPDSDNENDTLDYLVSIHRELHYWRSCEKIQKLNVQDLKYAQRFSKDVNLWVHFATKLANVENFGLKFITDNQRYEFPQFAYKNASLKSLFLVHCQLNPFGNVNWSSLVSLVMYNMEFIDGVMEKVLSGCPNLEYLELDEFSGIRRLEISSVKLRELIIREYENENHDLGLELIAPYIKILKIVGWCSEIHIINVASLVTAMLCLYFDFDLGKEQYLEKETSLFKELLHSVAHVENLTLGSWCIECLSILELKGWEFPPSSRKFLKLDVEFNQLDFPGICCFLQSSLDLETLVIHWYDVELGYLLSWYTDWDEETRRLEPHNFNGSFPYLKTIKILNFNGCVLPLIKYLLKHAIVLEKLDIVAAVQRNHTSPDYVTVAREVLSYPRSSPHASVLLSYR, encoded by the exons ATGGTTATTGCAGACGGTCCGCTTCTGAAAAGAGAAAATTT GAAAACCATGGCGGGAGGAGACCAACTCAGCAATTTGCCCGATTCAATCCTACTTCACATCCTATCTATGTTGCCAAACAATAAAGAAGTTGTGAGAACCAGCGTATTATCTGAACGATGGCGGTTTCTTTGGAAATCGGTTCCAATATCTCTCAATTTCAAGTTTCCGGATAGTGACAATGAAAATGACACTCTTGATTATCTAGTTTCTATCCACAGAGAACTTCATTATTGGAGGTCTTGcgagaaaattcaaaaactcaACGTACAGGACCTTAAGTATGCGCAGCGTTTTTCTAAAGATGTCAATTTGTGGGTACATTTTGCAACTAAACTTGCTAATGTTGAAAATTTTGGACTTAAATTTATTACAGATAACCAAAGGTATGAGTTTCCTCAATTTGCATATAAAAATGCATCGTTGAAGAGTTTGTTTTTAGTTCACTGCCAATTGAACCCTTTTGGCAATGTTAACTGGAGTAGTCTCGTTTCTCTTGTAATGTATAACATGGAATTCATAGATGGTGTAATGGAAAAGGTATTATCTGGTTGCCCTAACTTGGAGTACTTAGAATTGGATGAGTTTTCGGGCATACGTCGTTTGGAAATAAGCTCTGTGAAGTTGAGAGAATTGATTATACGTGAGTATGAAAATGAGAACCATGATCTAGGGCTCGAATTAATAGCCCCCtacattaaaatattgaaaatcgTGGGGTGGTGCAGTGAGATACACATCATAAATGTAGCATCACTTGTTACTGCAATGCtttgtttatattttgattttgatttggggAAAGAACAGTACTTGGAAAAGGAAACTAGTCTTTTTAAGGAGCTTCTTCACAGTGTTGCCCATGTCGAAAATCTTACATTGGGATCCTGGTGCATCGAG TGCTTGTCCATCTTGGAGTTGAAAGGGTGGGAGTTTCCACCATCAAGCCGGAAATTCTTAAAACTTGATGTGGAATTTAATCAGTTAGACTTTCCTGGAATTTGCTGCTTTCTACAAAGCTCACTGGATCTTGAGACATTGGTCATTCATTGGTACGATGTTGAATTAGGA TACTTGCTGTCATGGTACACAGATTGGGACGAAGAGACGAGGAGGCTTGAGCCACATAATTTTAATGGCTCATTTCCATATCTTAAGACCATCAAGATCCTTAATTTTAATGGATGTGTTCTGCCATTGATAAAATATTTGCTCAAGCATGCAATTGTGCTAGAAAAGTTGGACATTGTTGCTGCAGTTCAAAGGAATCATACGTCTCCGGATTATGTAACAGTGGCACGGGAGGTCCTAAGCTATCCAAGATCCTCTCCACATGCTTCAGTTTTATTATCTTATAGATAA